The following are encoded in a window of Telmatobacter sp. DSM 110680 genomic DNA:
- a CDS encoding c-type cytochrome, translated as MSFNCLRLFTRPVCLLALSFALLCSAQARVDWPVYNGGLDGDHYSRLTQINRDNVHLLEQAWIFDTGEKGAIQTNPLIVGNTLYAYTPKTEVIALDAATGKLKWKFDSGIVAGQPARGVTYWTDGQRGRIYAGVMNFLYCLDAETGKLITSFGENGHIDLRKGLAIGGVKTDFSALSIALTTPGVIYKDMIIVGGREPEAHPAPPGYIQAFDLRTGSLRWVFHTIPLPGEPGYETWPKDAYKTAGAANNWTGMVLDAEHGILYAPTGSAVMDFYGGDRVGNDLYANCLLALDANTGKRLWHFQGVHHDIWDRDFPSPPALFSLEKNGKHIDAIAQTTKQGYLYLFNRITGEPLFPIHEHPYPASTIPGEVTSPTQPKPDAPEPYARQQLNEDSLTTRTPEAHEWALKTFRTFRNGGQFYPMAVGQQTIVFPGFDGGAEWGGPAIDPVNAVIYINETEMAWTGGLVPSKAGSPGELVYQSQCAMCHGVDRAGSPPAFPSLVDIDKRMPADKVIAAIHQGKGRMPSFPNIEGQRLDALVTYLKTPGATAPPKELQGTPAAEKPPQPSADLAGAKVYSEQCAACHGDHLEGITPSPPLVGIGARMNASQTTDIIQKGKNHMPAMDVKGPDLEALLRFLQVAPSVKAQESNPEEWSNKYIFTGYRKFLDPDGYPAVAPPWGTLNAIDLKTGKYLWKVPLGEYPALAKQGMKNTGTENYGGPVITASGILFIGATVYDHKLRVFDSSNGKLLWQTELPFSGVATPSTYMIDGRQYVVIAASNARTPNDPQGGAYVAYALPITTAKQ; from the coding sequence ATGTCATTTAACTGTCTACGACTCTTTACCCGCCCTGTTTGCTTACTGGCGCTTTCGTTCGCACTACTTTGCTCCGCGCAGGCGCGCGTGGACTGGCCTGTCTACAACGGTGGCTTAGACGGCGATCACTACTCAAGGCTCACACAAATCAATCGCGACAATGTGCACCTGCTTGAGCAGGCGTGGATTTTCGACACCGGGGAGAAGGGCGCGATACAGACCAACCCTCTGATCGTCGGAAACACCCTCTACGCTTACACGCCGAAGACAGAAGTCATTGCCCTCGATGCCGCGACGGGAAAACTGAAATGGAAGTTCGATTCCGGCATCGTCGCAGGTCAGCCTGCGCGGGGTGTCACGTACTGGACCGATGGCCAGCGCGGCCGCATCTACGCCGGAGTTATGAATTTTCTCTATTGCCTCGATGCTGAAACAGGCAAACTCATCACGAGCTTCGGCGAAAATGGCCACATCGATCTCCGCAAAGGCCTGGCCATCGGAGGCGTAAAGACCGACTTCAGCGCCCTCTCAATCGCGCTTACAACGCCCGGCGTTATCTACAAAGACATGATCATCGTCGGCGGCCGCGAGCCTGAAGCCCACCCTGCCCCGCCCGGCTACATTCAGGCGTTCGATCTGCGCACCGGTTCGCTTCGCTGGGTCTTCCATACGATTCCGCTACCCGGCGAGCCCGGCTATGAAACGTGGCCAAAAGACGCCTACAAAACAGCCGGAGCGGCCAATAATTGGACCGGCATGGTTCTCGATGCCGAGCACGGCATTCTCTATGCGCCCACTGGTTCCGCAGTCATGGATTTCTATGGGGGCGATCGAGTCGGCAACGATCTCTATGCCAACTGCCTGCTCGCACTCGACGCCAACACCGGCAAGCGTCTGTGGCATTTTCAAGGAGTGCACCACGACATCTGGGATCGGGATTTTCCTTCGCCTCCTGCACTCTTCAGCCTGGAGAAAAACGGCAAGCACATCGACGCCATCGCGCAGACCACCAAGCAGGGATACCTTTATCTCTTCAATCGCATCACCGGTGAGCCGCTCTTCCCGATACACGAACATCCGTATCCAGCTAGCACGATTCCCGGCGAAGTCACTTCGCCCACGCAACCAAAACCCGATGCGCCTGAACCATACGCGCGCCAGCAGTTGAACGAAGACTCGCTCACGACACGCACCCCGGAAGCACACGAATGGGCGCTCAAAACATTCCGTACCTTTCGCAACGGCGGCCAGTTTTATCCCATGGCCGTGGGTCAGCAAACCATCGTCTTCCCGGGTTTCGACGGTGGCGCCGAATGGGGCGGTCCCGCCATCGATCCCGTGAACGCCGTCATCTACATCAACGAAACTGAAATGGCCTGGACAGGCGGCTTGGTTCCCAGCAAGGCCGGCAGTCCGGGTGAGTTGGTCTATCAGAGCCAGTGCGCCATGTGCCACGGCGTCGATCGTGCAGGCTCACCGCCGGCTTTTCCTTCGCTTGTCGACATCGACAAGCGCATGCCAGCCGACAAAGTCATCGCCGCCATTCATCAGGGCAAGGGCCGTATGCCTTCGTTTCCGAATATTGAAGGCCAGCGTCTTGATGCACTGGTCACGTATTTAAAGACACCAGGCGCAACAGCTCCGCCTAAGGAATTGCAGGGAACACCCGCAGCAGAAAAACCGCCGCAACCCTCAGCTGATCTGGCCGGAGCGAAGGTCTACAGCGAACAATGCGCTGCATGCCATGGTGATCACCTGGAGGGGATTACTCCCTCACCACCCCTCGTCGGCATTGGCGCGCGCATGAATGCTTCGCAGACGACAGACATCATTCAGAAGGGAAAGAACCATATGCCTGCGATGGATGTGAAAGGCCCGGACCTGGAAGCGCTCCTTCGGTTCCTCCAGGTTGCACCCAGCGTGAAGGCGCAGGAGTCAAACCCAGAAGAGTGGTCGAATAAATACATCTTTACCGGCTATCGCAAGTTCCTCGACCCCGATGGCTATCCCGCAGTCGCCCCGCCGTGGGGCACGCTGAATGCAATCGACCTCAAGACGGGAAAGTATCTCTGGAAGGTTCCCCTCGGCGAATATCCTGCGCTGGCAAAGCAGGGAATGAAGAACACAGGCACCGAAAACTATGGCGGCCCCGTGATCACCGCTAGCGGCATCCTCTTTATCGGCGCCACCGTTTACGACCACAAGTTACGCGTCTTCGATTCCAGCAACGGGAAGCTTCTTTGGCAGACTGAACTGCCCTTTTCCGGCGTGGCCACGCCATCCACATACATGATCGATGGCCGCCAATACGTCGTAATCGCCGCCAGCAACGCACGAACTCCGAACGATCCGCAGGGCGGCGCCTACGTAGCTTACGCTTTGCCCATCACAACAGCGAAGCAGTAA
- the accC gene encoding acetyl-CoA carboxylase biotin carboxylase subunit encodes MFRKVLVANRGEIALRVLNACRELGIRTVAVYSEADRNSLHVRFADEAICIGPPRPADSYLNVPAVISAAEIANVDAIHPGYGLLSENANFAEVCRASNIKFIGPPPEVTRLMGEKEKARQAMKEAKVPILPGSDGVIATTEVAQDVAAQIGYPVILKAKAGGGGRGMRIVRTSEELPNLFHAASTEAANAFGNGELYMEKFIEQPRHIEFQVLADEHGHVTTLFERECSIQRRHQKLIEEAPSLQVTPKMREEIGKTLCRCLSDIGYQNAGTVEFLMDEDRKLYFIEMNTRIQVEHPVTEAITGIDLVKAQLRIAAGERLKDILPEKIEIRGHSIECRINAEHPVKFTPSAGKITAFNVPGGNGIRVDTAQYSEGVVPPYYDSLIAKLIVHGVDREEAIAKMERALKQFVVQGIDTSIALHQEIFADEGFRAGEFDTKFMERFLAKRQN; translated from the coding sequence ATGTTTCGTAAGGTCTTGGTTGCTAATCGCGGTGAGATTGCCTTGCGCGTATTGAACGCGTGCCGTGAACTCGGAATTCGTACCGTCGCCGTCTACAGTGAGGCCGATCGCAATTCACTTCACGTGCGCTTCGCCGATGAGGCCATCTGCATCGGTCCTCCTCGCCCCGCCGACAGCTACCTCAATGTTCCCGCAGTTATTTCTGCGGCAGAAATCGCCAACGTCGACGCCATTCATCCCGGTTACGGTCTGCTGAGCGAGAACGCAAACTTTGCTGAAGTGTGCCGCGCATCTAACATCAAGTTCATTGGCCCCCCGCCTGAAGTCACGCGCCTGATGGGTGAAAAGGAAAAAGCCCGCCAGGCCATGAAGGAAGCCAAAGTCCCCATCCTTCCCGGCTCTGATGGCGTAATTGCCACTACCGAAGTAGCACAGGACGTTGCGGCACAAATCGGCTATCCCGTCATCCTCAAAGCCAAAGCTGGCGGCGGCGGTCGGGGCATGCGCATCGTGCGCACCTCCGAAGAGTTGCCAAACTTGTTCCATGCGGCTTCGACTGAAGCGGCAAATGCATTCGGCAACGGCGAACTCTACATGGAAAAGTTCATCGAGCAGCCGCGCCACATTGAGTTCCAGGTGCTGGCCGACGAACACGGCCACGTCACAACGCTGTTTGAGCGCGAGTGCTCCATTCAGCGCCGTCACCAGAAGCTCATCGAAGAGGCGCCTTCTCTCCAGGTCACTCCCAAGATGCGTGAGGAAATCGGCAAGACACTCTGCCGCTGCTTGAGTGACATCGGTTATCAGAACGCGGGCACAGTAGAATTTTTGATGGACGAAGACCGCAAGCTCTACTTCATTGAGATGAATACCCGCATTCAGGTGGAACATCCCGTCACCGAAGCAATCACCGGCATCGACCTCGTCAAGGCGCAGTTGCGCATTGCAGCTGGCGAGCGGCTCAAGGACATTCTTCCGGAAAAGATCGAGATACGCGGCCATTCCATTGAGTGCCGCATCAACGCCGAGCATCCTGTGAAATTCACACCATCCGCCGGCAAAATCACTGCGTTCAATGTCCCCGGGGGCAACGGTATTCGCGTTGATACCGCGCAATACTCTGAAGGCGTAGTACCGCCTTACTATGATTCGCTCATCGCCAAGCTCATTGTGCACGGCGTCGATCGCGAAGAAGCCATTGCAAAGATGGAGCGCGCGTTGAAGCAGTTCGTAGTGCAGGGAATTGATACCTCGATTGCGCTTCACCAGGAAATCTTCGCCGACGAAGGCTTCCGCGCCGGCGAATTCGACACCAAGTTCATGGAACGCTTTCTCGCCAAGCGCCAGAACTAG
- a CDS encoding amino acid permease, translated as MSNLLRTKPMSMLTQEAAEQGEHTLKRSLGAVNLITLGIGAVIGAGIFVLTGQAAARYAGPAVALSFVLAGFTCAFAGLCYAEFASIIPIAGSAYTYGYATLGELVAWIIGWDLVLEYAFGAATVASGWSGYFNSLLQQWGIYIPPQLTASTGTPLVFYQHQWLPVMSLPPGVTDVGLQHATGFINLIAMGVVMLITAILVIGIKESANFNSAIVIIKLGIVGVFLAIGGYFLFKHPDVAKMNWHPFIPPKDANGNFGWGGIPKGASRIFFAYIGFDAVSTAAQEAKKPQRDMPIGILGSLGVCTVLYILVSMVLTGLVSYKTLDVGAPVALGIDATGVSWGSMLVKIGAVFGLATVMLVMLLGQTRVFYSMSKDQLLPKWASAIHPKFRTPWITTIVFGAFAAIMPAFLPIDRLADLVNIGTLLAFTIVCAGVWVLRVRHPNLNRPFKTPFVPVIPALGILSAVYLMSQLAAITWEVMIGWLLFGLIIYFGYSQKHSKVQQMTEAQVAQGD; from the coding sequence ATGTCCAATCTGCTACGAACCAAACCAATGTCAATGCTTACGCAAGAGGCCGCGGAGCAGGGCGAACATACGCTGAAACGCTCGCTGGGAGCCGTGAACCTTATCACACTCGGCATCGGTGCTGTAATCGGCGCCGGCATCTTTGTGCTCACCGGGCAAGCAGCAGCACGTTATGCTGGACCGGCTGTCGCGCTGAGTTTCGTTCTCGCCGGATTTACTTGCGCCTTCGCCGGCCTGTGTTACGCCGAGTTCGCTTCGATCATTCCAATCGCAGGATCCGCTTACACCTACGGCTATGCAACGCTCGGTGAATTGGTGGCGTGGATTATTGGTTGGGACCTGGTGCTCGAATACGCCTTCGGTGCGGCCACTGTAGCGTCGGGTTGGTCGGGCTACTTCAACAGCCTTCTGCAGCAGTGGGGAATTTATATTCCCCCGCAATTGACCGCGTCGACGGGAACTCCGCTGGTGTTTTATCAGCATCAATGGTTGCCGGTTATGTCGTTACCACCGGGAGTAACTGATGTTGGGCTGCAACACGCAACGGGATTCATCAACCTGATCGCAATGGGCGTTGTCATGCTGATCACTGCGATTCTTGTGATCGGCATCAAGGAATCAGCCAACTTTAATTCGGCGATTGTAATTATCAAGCTGGGAATAGTCGGCGTGTTCCTCGCCATTGGCGGATACTTCCTGTTCAAGCATCCCGATGTGGCCAAGATGAACTGGCACCCTTTCATCCCACCCAAAGATGCAAATGGCAACTTTGGATGGGGCGGCATTCCCAAAGGTGCATCGCGCATTTTCTTTGCGTACATCGGATTTGACGCCGTATCGACAGCGGCACAAGAAGCCAAGAAGCCGCAGCGCGACATGCCCATCGGCATTCTCGGTTCACTCGGCGTTTGCACCGTGCTCTACATCCTCGTTTCGATGGTTCTTACAGGTCTCGTAAGCTACAAGACGCTGGATGTCGGTGCTCCTGTAGCTCTTGGCATTGATGCAACGGGCGTCAGTTGGGGCTCGATGCTGGTGAAGATTGGCGCAGTGTTTGGACTTGCCACTGTGATGCTCGTGATGTTGCTTGGACAGACACGCGTGTTCTATTCGATGTCGAAGGACCAGCTGCTGCCGAAATGGGCCTCAGCCATCCATCCCAAGTTCCGCACGCCGTGGATCACGACGATTGTCTTCGGTGCGTTCGCGGCCATCATGCCGGCCTTCCTGCCGATCGACAGACTGGCTGACCTGGTAAACATCGGCACACTGCTCGCATTCACCATTGTCTGCGCGGGCGTATGGGTACTACGCGTGCGACACCCAAACCTCAACCGGCCCTTTAAAACGCCCTTCGTTCCGGTCATCCCGGCGCTGGGCATCCTCTCCGCCGTCTATCTCATGTCGCAGCTTGCAGCGATTACTTGGGAAGTTATGATCGGCTGGCTCTTGTTCGGCTTGATCATCTACTTCGGCTATTCCCAGAAGCATAGCAAGGTGCAACAGATGACTGAAGCGCAAGTTGCGCAAGGCGATTAA
- a CDS encoding MBL fold metallo-hydrolase, whose amino-acid sequence MFLKQYYLGCLAHASYLLGDEESATAIVVDPQRDIHQYLADAEKFGFHIRHVFLTHFHADFLAGHLELRDCCGATIHLGSRAQAEYAFVPMNDGDTLEFPGMRVQVLHTPGHTIESISILVFDLAKDKTKPYAVLTGDTLFIGDVGRPDLRASLGWTANELGGHLYDSLHTKLLPLPDEVLVYPAHGAGSLCGKNLSSDTVSSLGDQRRFNYALKPMSKEEFVRLVTADQPDAPPYFTYDAILNTRERAVLDTNLEHVLKPVELDKVLELGDKGAQILDVRDAAEYAKGHLAGSINIGLGGQYATWAGTILDRAKPIVIVAEPGREQEAALRLGRIGFDHVLGYLPNGMAALADRPDLVWPTERSGVLIAAEELESAEPPMLLDVRAPKEWAEKHIAGSVNVPLNHLQERIDELPRNRRIAVHCAGGYRSSVAVSILHQHGITNLIEIAGGLAAWEAAGLPIMTEAAQ is encoded by the coding sequence ATGTTCCTGAAACAGTACTACCTCGGTTGTCTTGCGCACGCATCCTACCTGCTCGGCGATGAAGAGAGTGCGACTGCGATCGTCGTCGATCCGCAACGCGATATCCATCAATACCTCGCCGATGCGGAAAAGTTCGGCTTCCACATCCGTCACGTCTTTCTCACTCACTTTCACGCCGACTTTTTGGCCGGGCATCTCGAACTTCGCGATTGCTGCGGCGCAACCATTCATCTCGGCTCGCGCGCGCAGGCTGAATATGCCTTCGTCCCGATGAACGATGGCGACACGCTGGAATTTCCGGGCATGCGTGTTCAAGTTCTGCACACACCGGGGCACACCATTGAGTCGATCTCGATCCTGGTATTCGATCTTGCGAAAGACAAGACGAAGCCTTATGCAGTGCTCACTGGCGACACACTTTTTATCGGCGACGTGGGGCGCCCCGATCTGCGCGCCTCGCTCGGTTGGACCGCGAACGAATTAGGAGGTCATCTCTACGACTCGTTGCATACCAAACTTCTGCCGCTTCCTGACGAGGTCCTTGTTTATCCCGCACATGGTGCAGGATCTCTCTGCGGCAAAAATCTCTCCTCCGACACGGTGTCTTCACTTGGCGACCAGCGCCGTTTCAACTATGCGCTGAAGCCGATGTCGAAGGAGGAGTTCGTTCGGCTCGTCACAGCCGACCAACCTGACGCTCCGCCCTACTTCACCTACGACGCCATTCTCAACACGCGTGAACGCGCGGTGCTCGACACGAATCTGGAGCACGTGCTGAAGCCGGTAGAACTCGACAAGGTTTTGGAGCTGGGTGACAAGGGCGCACAGATTCTCGACGTTCGCGATGCCGCCGAATACGCGAAAGGCCACCTGGCGGGCAGCATCAACATCGGTCTCGGCGGCCAATATGCGACTTGGGCCGGCACCATTCTCGACCGCGCCAAGCCCATCGTAATTGTGGCGGAGCCAGGTCGCGAGCAAGAGGCTGCGTTGCGTCTCGGCCGCATAGGCTTCGACCACGTGCTGGGCTATCTGCCAAATGGCATGGCAGCTCTTGCCGACCGTCCGGACCTGGTGTGGCCCACCGAGCGGTCCGGTGTCCTCATTGCAGCCGAAGAACTTGAATCCGCCGAGCCTCCGATGCTGCTGGATGTTCGAGCGCCCAAGGAGTGGGCAGAGAAGCACATCGCCGGCAGTGTCAATGTGCCACTTAACCACCTGCAAGAACGCATCGATGAACTTCCGCGTAATCGTCGTATTGCGGTTCACTGCGCAGGTGGCTACCGATCATCTGTTGCGGTCAGCATCCTCCATCAGCACGGCATCACGAATCTGATCGAGATTGCTGGCGGACTGGCAGCTTGGGAGGCGGCGGGCTTGCCGATCATGACGGAGGCGGCGCAATAG
- a CDS encoding amino acid permease, whose amino-acid sequence MVQTLGLFSSTALVAGSMIGSGIFLVDADIARTANSPALVLGAWVVTGLLTVIGALSYGELAAMMPKAGGQYVYLRESLGPLWGFLYGWTLFLVIQTGTIAAVCVAFGKFLGVFFPAISTTHWLWHIAHVPPVTVGPMVLGNMDIGVNTANLTGIVIVFFLAFVNMFGVKLGSMIQNVFTSAKALSLAALVLLTLTVGRNATAMAANFGNSWTEFWKNSGWSSLHPVQVGIGGPIVFVNLLVVLAVVQVGSLFSSDAWNNITFTAGEVKNPRRNIPLSLIMGTGFVVTMYFLATLGYLMVLPMHGDPHGATALARGLQFASEDRVGTAALEVVFHSGGAYLMAAAILVSTFGCANGLSLAGARVYYAMSQDGLFFKSVGKLSEKYKTPSAGLFVQACWTALLCVSGSYSQLLDYIIFAVLVFYILTILGLFVLRVKQPGASRPYKALGYPVLPALYIVMASWICIVLLRYKPQYTWPGLVLVLLGIPVYLFWSRRPALRTQE is encoded by the coding sequence ATGGTGCAGACCCTTGGGTTATTCAGCTCCACCGCGCTGGTTGCCGGATCGATGATTGGCTCCGGCATTTTCCTCGTCGACGCGGACATCGCTCGCACGGCGAACTCGCCGGCTCTAGTTCTCGGAGCGTGGGTAGTCACCGGGCTTCTGACCGTGATCGGCGCGCTCAGCTATGGCGAACTCGCTGCCATGATGCCCAAGGCTGGCGGCCAGTACGTCTACTTGCGCGAATCCCTGGGACCGCTGTGGGGATTTCTATACGGCTGGACGCTATTCCTGGTAATCCAGACCGGAACGATTGCGGCGGTCTGTGTCGCATTCGGAAAGTTTCTTGGCGTATTTTTTCCGGCTATCTCAACAACGCACTGGCTGTGGCATATCGCCCATGTTCCACCGGTCACGGTGGGGCCCATGGTTTTAGGCAACATGGATATTGGCGTGAACACCGCCAACCTTACCGGCATCGTGATCGTGTTCTTCCTCGCATTCGTGAACATGTTCGGTGTGAAACTCGGCTCCATGATCCAGAACGTGTTTACCTCTGCTAAGGCACTCTCCCTCGCTGCGCTCGTCCTGCTCACGCTCACGGTGGGACGGAACGCAACCGCGATGGCGGCAAACTTCGGGAATAGCTGGACGGAGTTCTGGAAGAATTCGGGATGGAGTTCGTTGCATCCAGTGCAGGTGGGAATCGGCGGTCCAATCGTCTTCGTAAATCTCCTTGTCGTCCTTGCCGTTGTCCAGGTGGGCTCGCTCTTTTCCTCCGATGCTTGGAACAACATCACGTTCACGGCGGGAGAGGTGAAGAACCCACGCCGCAACATTCCGCTCTCGCTCATCATGGGAACCGGCTTCGTGGTCACAATGTACTTCTTAGCCACTCTCGGGTACCTGATGGTGCTTCCGATGCATGGTGATCCGCACGGAGCGACTGCGCTGGCGCGCGGGCTGCAATTTGCCTCTGAGGATCGCGTGGGAACGGCTGCACTCGAAGTGGTATTCCACTCCGGCGGCGCATACCTGATGGCTGCCGCGATCCTGGTTTCAACCTTTGGATGCGCTAATGGTCTCTCCCTGGCGGGCGCGCGCGTCTACTACGCCATGAGCCAGGATGGGCTCTTCTTCAAGTCAGTCGGCAAATTGAGCGAGAAATACAAGACGCCTTCGGCAGGACTTTTTGTGCAGGCATGCTGGACGGCGCTCCTTTGCGTATCCGGCTCATACAGTCAACTGCTCGACTACATCATCTTCGCAGTGCTCGTCTTTTACATCCTGACGATCCTCGGATTGTTCGTCTTGCGCGTCAAACAACCAGGTGCAAGCCGTCCCTACAAGGCGCTCGGTTATCCCGTGCTGCCGGCGCTGTACATCGTCATGGCTTCATGGATTTGTATCGTATTATTGCGATACAAGCCCCAATACACTTGGCCGGGCCTGGTTCTCGTCCTGCTGGGAATACCGGTCTATCTCTTCTGGTCGCGGCGGCCTGCACTACGAACACAGGAATAA
- a CDS encoding DinB family protein yields MDFQKELIGEYDRETASTRKILEAIPVDADFAWKPHVKSMALGRLAAHTSDTAADWATHTLTRDRLDWTPDMSPKDPANKKDLLARFDKQVGEAKHALAAMTPEKWDSNWKFVAGDQTWIDDTKYNVWRTWVINHLVHHRAQLSVYLRLLDQKVPGMYGPSADEM; encoded by the coding sequence ATGGACTTTCAAAAAGAACTTATCGGCGAATACGACCGCGAAACAGCCAGCACGCGAAAAATCCTCGAAGCTATCCCTGTTGACGCCGACTTTGCGTGGAAGCCTCACGTTAAGTCAATGGCGCTCGGCCGCCTTGCCGCCCACACCAGCGATACGGCTGCCGACTGGGCAACTCACACCCTCACCCGCGACCGGCTGGATTGGACTCCGGATATGAGTCCTAAAGACCCAGCCAACAAAAAAGATCTTCTCGCGAGATTTGATAAGCAGGTCGGAGAAGCGAAACATGCTTTGGCTGCGATGACGCCGGAGAAATGGGATTCAAATTGGAAGTTCGTAGCCGGAGATCAAACCTGGATCGACGACACCAAGTACAACGTATGGCGCACGTGGGTTATCAATCACCTCGTTCATCACCGAGCACAACTAAGCGTTTACCTGCGGCTGCTCGACCAGAAAGTCCCCGGCATGTATGGCCCTTCAGCGGACGAGATGTAA
- a CDS encoding thiamine phosphate synthase, with protein sequence MQFLFPKVYPILDSSIIPGVDRADFLRKLGESLSDAGVTLMEYRNKTGSDTEILADSAILRKTMPIQKVKLILDDRADLVDAAKFDGVHVDAGDLSPMQARRLIGPDRIIGTFAGGDFLLPEIIDAPVDYLAIGPIFETRTKHTVNRPIGFDGVRRLREQAGPRAVLSAAAGITLETAQAVLDAGATMVAVAEGIFRTPDPAATFRRWILQIG encoded by the coding sequence ATGCAATTTCTATTTCCCAAGGTCTACCCAATTCTCGATTCATCGATCATTCCTGGAGTGGACAGAGCGGATTTCCTGCGCAAACTCGGTGAATCGCTTTCGGATGCCGGCGTGACCTTGATGGAATATCGCAACAAGACTGGAAGCGACACGGAGATACTGGCCGACTCTGCAATCCTGCGTAAGACGATGCCCATCCAGAAGGTAAAGTTGATTCTTGACGACAGGGCTGATCTCGTTGATGCGGCTAAGTTTGATGGTGTTCATGTCGACGCCGGTGATCTCAGTCCCATGCAGGCCAGACGCCTCATCGGTCCCGACCGGATCATTGGCACCTTTGCCGGTGGCGACTTCCTTCTTCCGGAAATCATCGATGCTCCGGTGGACTATCTCGCCATCGGTCCGATCTTCGAAACACGCACTAAGCACACCGTCAACCGCCCCATTGGGTTTGATGGAGTCCGGCGACTTCGAGAACAGGCGGGTCCGCGAGCCGTTCTAAGTGCCGCAGCGGGAATCACTCTTGAAACGGCGCAGGCGGTTCTGGATGCGGGAGCAACGATGGTCGCTGTCGCCGAGGGAATCTTCCGAACGCCTGATCCCGCTGCCACCTTCAGACGTTGGATCTTGCAAATCGGCTAA
- the accB gene encoding acetyl-CoA carboxylase biotin carboxyl carrier protein, which yields MKPQDMKDLRELIEFLKQYQVAEFDLDRGDIKIRLKFTQASPAPGIADLARLAAVPVAAAVPAATPAAEVAPPAPPADPDAGLHIVKSPIVGTFYGSPSPGAAPFVSPGDRVEKGQVICIVEAMKLMNEIESDAAGEVVKCYISNGQPIEFGQPLFSIRP from the coding sequence ATGAAACCACAGGACATGAAGGATCTGCGGGAACTGATCGAGTTCCTGAAGCAATATCAAGTCGCCGAGTTTGATCTTGATCGCGGCGATATAAAGATCCGGCTGAAGTTTACGCAAGCCTCTCCTGCGCCGGGAATAGCGGATCTCGCGAGACTCGCCGCAGTTCCCGTAGCTGCAGCCGTCCCAGCAGCGACTCCCGCAGCGGAGGTAGCTCCGCCAGCACCACCGGCCGATCCCGACGCCGGCTTGCACATTGTGAAATCGCCCATCGTCGGAACTTTCTACGGCTCGCCCTCGCCAGGCGCTGCTCCCTTTGTCTCTCCCGGAGATCGCGTAGAAAAAGGCCAGGTGATCTGCATCGTCGAAGCCATGAAGCTGATGAACGAAATTGAGTCCGACGCTGCCGGTGAAGTTGTAAAGTGCTACATCTCGAACGGTCAGCCGATCGAATTCGGTCAGCCGCTCTTCTCGATACGCCCATAA